The proteins below are encoded in one region of Bacteroides uniformis:
- a CDS encoding transglutaminase-like domain-containing protein: MRKLLYTVALFVMASACSTKPESKPYNWEDDLYQRLLTDFCMTESQVKDYIRKYIPDVTDEQMRQWEASKALECMMLDGEKRYFRNAGPNLFRVDSTCYDIKIAKEGTSPSGSEKVNMENLPEIISAVKKEGKAIVAPKRMRVTYTLTVDTNAVPAGKIIRCWLPYPRQDQARQQDVKFISASEPQYTFSSPECRHSTLYMEKRAVEGEPTVFSETFEFTANGEWHNLKPEDVQPYDTTTALYKEYTAEREKHIVFSPRLRELAAKLTAGETNPYLKAKRIFRWVNDNFPWASAREYSTIENIPEYVLDNRHGDCGQVSLLFITLCRISGIPAHFQSGFMMHPRAWNLHDWAEVYFEGVGWVPVDQSFGIPAFARNADEEYFFLGGIDSWRMIVNTDYGMPLQPEKQYPRSETVDFQRGEVEWEGGNLYFPQWGYHMDIDYLNY, encoded by the coding sequence ATGAGAAAGCTATTGTATACCGTCGCTCTGTTTGTGATGGCTTCTGCATGCAGCACGAAGCCCGAGAGCAAGCCCTATAATTGGGAGGACGACCTGTACCAACGTCTGCTTACGGATTTCTGTATGACGGAATCCCAGGTGAAGGACTATATCCGCAAGTATATTCCCGACGTGACCGATGAGCAGATGCGCCAGTGGGAAGCCTCCAAAGCTTTGGAGTGCATGATGCTGGATGGAGAGAAACGCTATTTCCGCAATGCCGGACCTAATCTGTTTCGTGTGGACTCCACTTGCTATGACATCAAGATAGCCAAGGAAGGCACTTCGCCGAGTGGCAGCGAGAAAGTGAATATGGAGAACCTGCCCGAAATCATTTCTGCTGTGAAGAAAGAGGGCAAGGCCATTGTTGCGCCGAAGCGCATGCGCGTCACCTACACGTTGACCGTAGATACCAATGCCGTGCCTGCCGGGAAAATCATCCGTTGCTGGTTACCCTATCCCCGTCAGGACCAGGCCCGGCAGCAGGATGTCAAGTTCATTTCGGCCAGCGAACCGCAATACACCTTTTCGTCGCCCGAGTGCCGTCACAGTACATTGTACATGGAGAAACGTGCTGTCGAAGGCGAACCGACCGTATTCTCCGAAACCTTTGAGTTTACCGCCAACGGCGAATGGCATAATCTGAAGCCGGAAGATGTGCAGCCCTATGATACGACGACCGCCCTTTATAAGGAATATACTGCCGAGCGTGAGAAGCATATCGTCTTTTCCCCGCGCTTGCGCGAACTTGCTGCCAAATTGACAGCCGGTGAAACCAACCCCTACCTGAAAGCCAAACGTATCTTCCGTTGGGTGAATGACAACTTCCCGTGGGCTTCTGCACGCGAATATTCCACCATTGAGAATATCCCGGAATATGTGTTGGACAACCGTCACGGAGACTGTGGCCAAGTCAGCCTGCTGTTCATTACGCTTTGCCGCATCAGTGGTATTCCCGCACATTTCCAGAGCGGCTTCATGATGCATCCCCGTGCATGGAATCTGCACGATTGGGCAGAAGTCTACTTCGAGGGTGTGGGTTGGGTGCCTGTCGACCAGTCATTCGGCATTCCTGCCTTTGCCCGCAATGCCGACGAAGAATATTTCTTCCTGGGTGGTATAGACTCTTGGCGCATGATTGTGAACACTGATTACGGCATGCCGCTACAGCCCGAAAAGCAGTATCCCCGCAGCGAGACCGTCGACTTCCAGCGTGGCGAGGTGGAGTGGGAGGGAGGTAACCTCTACTTCCCGCAGTGGGGCTACCACATGGACATTGATTACTTGAATTATTAA
- a CDS encoding C40 family peptidase translates to MKKLSSLFSLFLLIPLFAVASEVGDRTIPAEVAQLADSLKQKFAPDKRVALFDVDYSFSGKNVMLRGVTTSAEAKTALLDGLAKKGYAVMDCLQVLPDEAGLEGKTYGIVNVSVCNLRVAPDFSSEMMTQGLMGMPVRVLQRDGWYRIQTPDNYIAWVHRVGIHPVTREELTAWSNAEKIVVTSHYGFVYSQPSQASQTVSDVAAGNRLKWEGTKGAFYKVAYPDGRQGYISKSISMPEKKWRATLKQDAASIIATAHSMMGIPYLWAGTSSKGVDCSGFMRTVLFMHDIIIPRDASQQAYVGEHIDITPDFSNLQPGDLIFFGRKATPERKERVVHVGMYIGNKRFIHSQGDVRVNSFSPDDELFDEYNLGRLLFATRVLPYINKEASLNTTETNPFYSM, encoded by the coding sequence ATGAAAAAGTTATCCTCTCTTTTTTCTTTATTTCTGTTAATCCCGCTTTTTGCTGTTGCTTCGGAAGTGGGTGACCGTACAATACCTGCAGAAGTGGCGCAACTCGCTGACAGTTTGAAACAAAAGTTTGCACCGGACAAGCGCGTGGCTTTGTTCGATGTGGATTACTCTTTCTCCGGAAAGAATGTGATGTTGCGTGGTGTCACCACTTCGGCAGAGGCAAAGACGGCTTTGCTGGATGGTTTGGCAAAGAAAGGATATGCGGTGATGGATTGTCTGCAAGTGCTTCCGGATGAGGCCGGACTTGAAGGCAAGACGTATGGCATTGTCAATGTGTCTGTGTGCAATCTTCGGGTAGCCCCGGATTTCTCTTCAGAAATGATGACGCAAGGCTTGATGGGTATGCCGGTGCGGGTGTTGCAGCGCGACGGCTGGTACCGTATCCAGACACCGGACAACTACATTGCATGGGTACACCGAGTAGGCATACATCCCGTCACGCGGGAAGAGCTGACCGCTTGGAGCAATGCAGAGAAAATAGTGGTGACTTCGCATTATGGCTTTGTCTACTCACAGCCCAGCCAGGCATCGCAGACCGTCTCTGATGTTGCTGCAGGAAACCGCCTGAAGTGGGAGGGGACAAAAGGTGCCTTTTATAAGGTGGCTTATCCCGACGGCCGTCAGGGATATATCTCCAAATCCATCTCCATGCCTGAGAAGAAATGGCGTGCCACCTTGAAGCAGGATGCCGCCAGCATTATAGCCACGGCGCATAGCATGATGGGCATCCCTTATCTTTGGGCTGGCACTTCCTCCAAAGGGGTGGATTGTAGCGGCTTCATGCGCACCGTTCTTTTCATGCACGACATCATCATTCCGCGGGATGCTTCCCAGCAGGCATACGTGGGCGAGCATATCGATATCACTCCTGATTTCAGTAACCTCCAGCCGGGCGATTTGATTTTCTTCGGGCGCAAGGCGACGCCGGAACGCAAGGAACGTGTGGTACATGTCGGCATGTATATCGGCAACAAGCGTTTCATCCATTCGCAAGGCGATGTGCGCGTCAATAGCTTCAGCCCCGACGACGAGCTGTTCGATGAATACAACCTCGGTAGACTGTTGTTCGCTACGCGCGTGTTACCTTATATAAATAAGGAGGCGTCGCTCAATACAACGGAAACGAATCCATTTTATTCAATGTAA
- a CDS encoding Do family serine endopeptidase, with product MKQTTKNILGVAAIVLLSSGVAGLTTYKMLNKEKPAAFSELFQQNPNNLLPAAFHATDAQPVDLTQAAESSLHAVVHIRATQLSKTQTVQEQPDIFDFFFGDGRGRQRQIQTQPRVGFGSGVIISKDGYIVTNNHVVEGADEITVKLNDDRELKGRIIGTDPSTDLALIKIEGDDFPTIPVGDSDQLKVGEWVLAVGNPFNLNSTVTAGIVSAKARSIGSSASNGQAANIQSFIQTDAAINQGNSGGALVNAKGELVGINAMLYSPTGAYSGYGFAIPTSIMTKVVADLKQFGTVQRALLGIKGSDLSTDLQMDERWTEELKKKADELGVKEGIYVAEVVEGGSAAGILKENDVIIALNGKKIHKFSDLQEMLAKHRPGDKVKVTVVRDKKEKEFEITLKNEQGTTKVVKDAGMEILGAAFKPVSSELKKQLNLGYGLEVTGVTNGKMADAGIRKGFIILKANGVPMKTVDDLEKAMKEARKSPEQGLFITGMFPSGKRAMYAVDLTQE from the coding sequence ATGAAACAGACAACAAAAAACATCCTTGGAGTTGCGGCTATCGTGCTCCTGAGCTCTGGAGTGGCTGGATTGACCACTTATAAGATGCTGAATAAGGAAAAGCCTGCCGCATTCAGCGAGTTGTTCCAACAGAACCCCAATAATCTGCTACCGGCGGCTTTCCATGCAACGGATGCCCAGCCTGTGGATTTGACACAAGCAGCGGAGAGTTCGCTCCATGCTGTAGTGCATATACGTGCCACTCAGTTGAGTAAGACCCAGACGGTACAAGAACAGCCGGATATTTTTGACTTCTTCTTTGGAGACGGTCGTGGACGCCAGCGCCAGATACAGACCCAGCCGCGTGTAGGTTTCGGTTCGGGTGTCATCATCTCCAAAGACGGATATATTGTGACGAACAATCACGTGGTGGAAGGTGCTGATGAAATCACTGTGAAACTGAATGACGACCGTGAGCTGAAAGGACGCATCATCGGTACTGACCCCAGCACGGACTTGGCATTGATTAAGATTGAAGGGGATGACTTTCCGACAATTCCGGTTGGTGACTCCGACCAGTTGAAGGTGGGAGAATGGGTATTGGCAGTAGGTAATCCGTTCAACCTGAACTCTACCGTAACAGCTGGTATCGTCAGTGCAAAAGCCCGTTCCATTGGCTCTTCTGCCTCCAATGGACAAGCTGCAAACATCCAGTCTTTCATTCAGACGGATGCTGCCATCAACCAAGGTAATAGTGGTGGTGCGTTGGTGAATGCCAAAGGCGAGCTGGTTGGTATCAATGCCATGCTTTACTCACCCACGGGTGCTTATTCCGGCTATGGTTTTGCCATCCCTACCAGCATTATGACAAAGGTGGTAGCCGACTTGAAACAGTTTGGTACCGTGCAGCGCGCGCTCCTTGGCATCAAGGGTAGTGATTTGAGCACAGACCTGCAGATGGACGAACGTTGGACCGAAGAACTGAAGAAGAAGGCCGACGAACTTGGTGTGAAAGAGGGTATCTATGTGGCCGAAGTTGTTGAAGGTGGTTCCGCTGCCGGCATCTTGAAGGAAAATGATGTAATCATAGCATTGAACGGCAAGAAGATTCACAAGTTCTCGGATTTGCAGGAAATGCTGGCAAAACACCGTCCGGGCGACAAAGTGAAGGTAACAGTGGTTCGTGACAAGAAGGAAAAGGAATTCGAAATCACGCTGAAGAATGAGCAAGGCACTACGAAGGTAGTGAAGGATGCCGGAATGGAAATCTTGGGTGCAGCCTTCAAGCCCGTATCTTCCGAGCTGAAGAAGCAGTTGAACCTGGGTTACGGTCTGGAAGTTACCGGGGTTACCAATGGCAAGATGGCCGATGCAGGTATCCGCAAGGGCTTCATCATTCTGAAAGCCAACGGAGTGCCGATGAAGACGGTAGACGATTTGGAAAAGGCGATGAAAGAGGCAAGAAAGTCTCCTGAGCAAGGTTTGTTCATCACCGGTATGTTCCCGTCAGGAAAACGTGCAATGTATGCCGTTGATTTGACTCAAGAATAA
- a CDS encoding riboflavin synthase translates to MFSGIVEECATLVAMVKDQENVHFTFKCSFVSELKIDQSVSHNGVCLTVVSLTDDTYTVTAMKETLDRSNLGLLQVGDEVNVERSMMMNGRLDGHIVQGHVDQTATCIDIKDAEGSYYFTFRYAFDKEMAKRGYITVDKGSVTVNGVSLTVCDPTDDTFQVAIIPYTFEHTNFHAFKVGSVVNLEFDIIGKYISRMIQYK, encoded by the coding sequence ATGTTTTCCGGAATAGTAGAAGAATGTGCCACATTGGTGGCGATGGTCAAAGACCAGGAGAATGTACATTTTACTTTCAAGTGTTCATTCGTCAGTGAATTAAAAATAGACCAAAGTGTGTCTCACAACGGTGTTTGCCTTACAGTAGTCAGTCTGACAGATGATACCTATACCGTGACGGCCATGAAGGAAACGCTGGACCGTTCCAATCTTGGCTTGTTGCAGGTGGGAGATGAAGTGAATGTGGAGCGTAGTATGATGATGAACGGCCGGCTGGATGGCCATATCGTTCAAGGACATGTGGACCAGACTGCCACTTGCATCGATATAAAGGATGCGGAAGGAAGCTATTACTTTACTTTCCGGTATGCTTTTGACAAGGAGATGGCAAAGCGCGGCTACATCACGGTAGACAAAGGCTCGGTAACGGTCAATGGTGTCAGCCTGACCGTGTGCGATCCCACCGACGATACTTTCCAGGTGGCCATTATTCCTTACACCTTTGAGCATACCAATTTCCATGCTTTCAAAGTGGGCAGTGTGGTGAATCTGGAGTTCGATATCATTGGTAAGTACATCAGCCGCATGATACAATATAAATAA
- a CDS encoding sigma-70 family RNA polymerase sigma factor, producing MRQLKITKSITNRESASLDKYLQEIGREDLITVEEEVELAQRIRKGDRVALEKLTRANLRFVVSVAKQYQNQGLSLPDLINEGNLGLIKAAEKFDETRGFKFISYAVWWIRQSILQALAEQSRIVRLPLNQVGSLNKISKAFSKFEQENERRPSPEELADELEIPVDKISDTLKVSGRHISVDAPFVEGEDNSLLDVLVNDDSPMADRSLVNESLAREIDRALSTLTDREKEIIQMFFGIGQQEMTLEEIGDKFGLTRERVRQIKEKAIRRLRQSNRSKLLKSYLG from the coding sequence ATGAGACAACTTAAAATTACAAAAAGTATCACTAACAGAGAGAGCGCTTCTCTTGACAAGTATTTGCAGGAAATCGGTCGCGAAGACCTCATTACTGTTGAAGAGGAAGTGGAGCTCGCTCAGCGCATCCGCAAGGGTGACCGTGTTGCACTGGAGAAATTGACACGTGCCAATCTGCGTTTCGTTGTATCTGTGGCCAAGCAGTACCAAAACCAAGGTTTGAGTTTGCCCGACTTGATTAACGAGGGTAATTTAGGACTGATCAAGGCTGCCGAAAAGTTCGATGAAACACGTGGTTTCAAGTTCATCAGTTATGCAGTATGGTGGATACGTCAGTCCATTCTGCAGGCTTTGGCAGAGCAGTCGCGTATTGTACGTCTTCCGTTGAACCAGGTAGGTTCGCTGAATAAAATCAGCAAGGCCTTCTCCAAGTTCGAGCAGGAAAACGAACGTCGTCCGTCTCCTGAAGAGCTTGCCGATGAACTGGAAATCCCTGTTGACAAAATCTCTGATACGCTGAAGGTGTCCGGCCGTCACATTTCGGTGGACGCACCTTTTGTAGAAGGAGAGGACAACAGCTTGCTCGATGTACTGGTCAACGATGACTCCCCTATGGCTGACCGCTCTTTGGTGAACGAGTCTCTTGCGAGGGAAATTGATAGAGCTCTTTCTACGTTAACCGATAGGGAAAAAGAAATCATACAGATGTTTTTCGGTATCGGACAGCAGGAAATGACATTAGAGGAAATCGGCGACAAATTCGGCTTGACCCGTGAGCGTGTGCGTCAGATTAAGGAAAAAGCAATCAGAAGATTAAGACAAAGTAATCGTAGTAAATTGCTCAAATCTTATTTGGGATAA
- a CDS encoding clostripain-related cysteine peptidase: MKTKLYLLFFFVFPLFMSACRGDDPIPDPPVDGKRTVLVYMAADNSINPLASFTDGDLEELKAGMASIDNTSDMHLLVYIDTGFPRLIEIENKGGTVVETIVKEYEDRNSCGVAETQEVFNDVFGNSLYKAESYGLIYWSHGEGWIPTPLPSTRWIGNDKTGGGHYMNIEDLKLVLQNAPHFDFIMFDACFMQSVEVAYELRDCCDYYIGFPAENPGPGAAYDRMFPFIFQKGAAVEMAIGTFAAYDEIYTGKIGSNSNWTMGTAIDVLKSSELENLAAATANALSGVTADREVLRSSVFDYDQRKVGSSYYVGYYDFVEMMEKLVVDEVALDEWKQAYDAASVCWKKTPMIYSMSVGMFSMKRANGVSHYIPSTATSAAAQAANAAYRSTLWYSAVGLARLGW, encoded by the coding sequence ATGAAAACAAAACTATATCTTCTTTTTTTCTTCGTTTTCCCCTTGTTCATGTCGGCGTGTCGTGGTGATGACCCGATACCTGATCCTCCGGTTGATGGGAAACGTACTGTGCTGGTATATATGGCAGCGGATAATAGTATAAATCCATTGGCTAGCTTTACGGATGGGGATTTGGAGGAATTGAAAGCTGGGATGGCTTCAATTGATAATACATCTGATATGCATTTATTGGTGTATATAGATACGGGATTTCCTCGTTTGATTGAAATTGAAAATAAAGGTGGTACTGTTGTTGAAACAATAGTCAAAGAATACGAAGATAGAAATTCGTGCGGAGTCGCTGAGACGCAAGAGGTATTCAATGATGTGTTTGGGAATTCTTTATATAAAGCGGAAAGTTATGGTTTGATTTATTGGTCGCATGGGGAAGGATGGATACCTACTCCATTGCCTTCTACTCGCTGGATAGGAAATGATAAGACTGGAGGAGGGCATTATATGAATATTGAGGACTTGAAGTTAGTATTACAGAACGCTCCTCATTTTGATTTTATTATGTTTGATGCTTGCTTTATGCAGTCGGTGGAAGTCGCGTATGAGTTGCGTGATTGTTGCGATTACTATATTGGTTTCCCTGCTGAGAATCCTGGTCCTGGTGCTGCCTATGATAGAATGTTTCCATTTATATTTCAGAAAGGTGCAGCGGTAGAAATGGCTATTGGGACTTTTGCTGCTTATGATGAAATTTATACTGGAAAAATAGGAAGTAATAGCAATTGGACAATGGGCACTGCTATAGATGTGCTGAAATCTTCTGAGCTTGAGAACTTAGCTGCTGCTACAGCAAATGCTTTGTCGGGAGTGACAGCAGATAGAGAAGTTCTTCGGTCATCGGTCTTTGATTATGATCAGCGTAAAGTAGGATCGTCTTATTATGTAGGCTATTATGATTTCGTAGAAATGATGGAAAAACTCGTTGTGGATGAAGTTGCCTTGGATGAATGGAAGCAAGCATATGATGCAGCTTCTGTCTGTTGGAAAAAAACGCCGATGATTTATTCGATGTCTGTTGGTATGTTCTCCATGAAGCGGGCAAATGGGGTTAGCCATTATATACCTTCCACTGCCACTTCTGCTGCTGCTCAAGCTGCTAATGCCGCTTATCGTTCTACCTTATGGTATAGTGCTGTCGGTCTTGCTCGGCTTGGTTGGTAA
- a CDS encoding dipeptide epimerase, which translates to MSNRRDFLKTAAFAALGSGMAINHVFAGGNDAPSLFNVNSRAGVTPKMKLRFFPYELKLRHVFTVATYSRTTTPDVQVEIEYDGIIGYGEASMPPYLQHELGTMDSVLAFLKKVQDVIGQFSDPFQLEDILAYIDSLSAGDSAAKTAVDIALHDLVGKLLQAPWYKIWGLDKEKTPSTTFTIGIDTADVVREKTKECADRFNILKVKLGRENDKEMIETIRSVTDLPIAIDANQGWKDKHHALDMIHWLHEKGIVMIEQPMPKEQLDDIAWVTQQSPLPIFADESIQRLKDVAGLKGAFTGINIKLMKCTGMREAWKMVTLARALDMKVMVGCMTETSCAITAASQFSPAVDFADLDGSLLIANDRFKGMEVVKGKITLPDLPGIGVVKL; encoded by the coding sequence ATGTCAAACAGAAGAGATTTCCTGAAAACCGCCGCTTTTGCCGCACTCGGCTCAGGCATGGCAATCAATCATGTATTTGCCGGAGGAAATGACGCTCCTTCCTTGTTCAACGTGAACAGTAGGGCAGGTGTAACCCCCAAAATGAAACTGCGTTTCTTCCCCTATGAACTGAAATTGCGCCATGTCTTTACAGTGGCCACCTACTCGCGTACTACCACTCCCGACGTTCAAGTCGAGATAGAATATGATGGCATTATCGGTTATGGTGAAGCCTCCATGCCCCCGTACCTGCAACACGAACTAGGCACGATGGACAGTGTACTGGCTTTTCTGAAGAAGGTGCAGGATGTTATCGGCCAATTCTCAGACCCCTTTCAGCTGGAAGATATACTGGCTTATATAGACAGCCTCTCGGCAGGGGATTCCGCTGCTAAAACTGCTGTGGACATCGCCTTGCACGACCTTGTGGGCAAACTGTTGCAAGCCCCTTGGTATAAGATATGGGGTTTGGACAAGGAAAAGACTCCCTCTACAACTTTCACCATCGGTATTGATACGGCCGACGTGGTGCGTGAAAAGACGAAAGAGTGTGCCGACCGGTTCAATATCCTTAAAGTGAAGCTGGGGCGGGAGAACGACAAGGAAATGATAGAGACCATCCGTTCGGTGACGGACCTTCCGATTGCCATTGATGCCAACCAGGGTTGGAAGGACAAACATCATGCGCTCGATATGATACATTGGCTGCACGAAAAAGGAATTGTCATGATAGAGCAACCGATGCCCAAGGAACAACTGGACGATATTGCATGGGTCACCCAGCAAAGCCCGTTGCCCATATTTGCCGATGAGTCCATTCAGCGTCTGAAGGATGTGGCAGGCTTGAAGGGTGCCTTTACGGGCATCAACATCAAGCTGATGAAGTGTACCGGCATGCGCGAAGCCTGGAAGATGGTGACTTTGGCACGTGCATTGGACATGAAAGTGATGGTAGGATGTATGACCGAGACCTCTTGTGCCATTACCGCTGCCTCCCAATTCTCTCCGGCAGTGGACTTTGCCGACTTGGACGGTAGTCTGCTGATTGCGAACGACCGTTTCAAGGGTATGGAGGTTGTGAAAGGTAAGATAACGTTGCCCGATTTGCCGGGTATTGGAGTGGTGAAGTTATGA
- the phoU gene encoding phosphate signaling complex protein PhoU, with translation MVKFIESELVLLKKEIDEMWTLVYNQLDRAGDAVLTLDRELAQQVLVRERRVNAFELKIDSDVEDIIALYNPVAIDLRFVLAMLKINTNLERLGDFAEGIARFALNCHEPALDTELVKQLRLEEMIAQVLSMLELAKQALQEESQELATAVFAKDNMLDEINAEATAILADYISRHPESALSCLNLVSVFRKLERSGDHITNIAEEIVFFIDAKVLKHSGQTDEHYLNDKK, from the coding sequence ATGGTGAAGTTTATCGAATCTGAACTCGTCTTGCTGAAAAAGGAAATAGACGAAATGTGGACCCTGGTATATAATCAGCTCGACCGTGCAGGTGATGCCGTGCTTACGCTGGACCGGGAACTGGCCCAGCAGGTATTGGTGCGCGAACGTCGCGTCAATGCTTTCGAACTGAAAATAGACAGCGACGTGGAGGACATCATTGCCCTTTACAACCCCGTTGCCATCGACCTGCGCTTTGTGCTTGCCATGCTCAAAATCAATACGAACCTGGAGCGTCTGGGCGACTTTGCAGAAGGCATCGCCCGCTTTGCCCTCAACTGCCACGAACCGGCATTGGACACTGAGCTGGTCAAGCAACTCCGTCTCGAAGAGATGATAGCCCAGGTGCTCTCCATGCTCGAGCTTGCCAAGCAGGCACTTCAGGAGGAGAGCCAAGAATTGGCTACCGCTGTGTTTGCAAAGGACAATATGCTGGACGAAATCAATGCGGAGGCCACTGCCATTCTTGCCGACTACATCAGCCGGCATCCGGAGAGTGCACTCTCTTGTCTGAACCTGGTGAGCGTGTTCCGCAAGTTGGAGCGCTCCGGCGACCACATCACGAATATTGCCGAAGAAATAGTGTTCTTTATCGACGCAAAAGTGTTAAAACATAGCGGGCAGACAGACGAACACTACTTAAATGATAAGAAATAA
- the pstB gene encoding phosphate ABC transporter ATP-binding protein PstB, translating to MKNKIETLDVNFWYGDFHALKGISMDIEEKSVIAFIGPSGCGKSTFLRLLNRMNDLIPDTRLTGEIRIDGQDIYGKGVQVDELRKNVGMVFQRPNPFPKSIFENVAYGLRVNGITDNAFIRQRVEETLKGAALWDEVKDKLKVSAYALSGGQQQRLCIARAMAVSPSVLLMDEPASALDPISTAKVEELIHELKKQYTIVIVTHNMQQAARVSDNTAFFYMGQMVEFGDTRKIFTNPDKVETQNYITGRFG from the coding sequence ATGAAGAACAAGATAGAAACCCTTGACGTGAACTTCTGGTATGGCGATTTCCATGCCCTGAAAGGCATCAGCATGGACATTGAGGAGAAGTCTGTGATAGCCTTCATCGGTCCCTCGGGCTGTGGAAAGTCTACCTTCCTGCGCCTGCTGAACCGCATGAACGATTTGATTCCCGACACCCGTCTGACTGGCGAGATACGCATTGACGGACAAGACATCTATGGAAAAGGAGTGCAAGTGGATGAACTCCGCAAGAACGTGGGCATGGTGTTCCAGCGCCCCAATCCTTTCCCAAAAAGCATCTTCGAGAACGTTGCCTACGGACTCCGTGTGAATGGCATCACCGATAACGCCTTCATCCGTCAGCGGGTGGAAGAAACCCTGAAAGGCGCCGCTCTTTGGGACGAGGTGAAGGACAAGCTGAAAGTCTCTGCCTACGCCCTCTCCGGCGGTCAGCAGCAACGTCTCTGCATAGCCCGTGCCATGGCGGTGTCTCCTTCAGTCCTGCTGATGGATGAGCCGGCATCCGCCCTCGACCCCATCTCCACTGCCAAGGTGGAAGAGCTTATCCACGAGTTGAAGAAGCAGTACACTATCGTCATCGTCACCCACAACATGCAACAGGCAGCGCGTGTCAGTGATAATACGGCTTTCTTCTATATGGGGCAGATGGTGGAGTTTGGAGATACCCGGAAGATATTTACGAATCCCGATAAGGTGGAGACGCAGAACTACATCACGGGACGCTTCGGGTAG
- a CDS encoding YihY/virulence factor BrkB family protein, with translation MNKRIAALWKFLTYDIWRITEDEVTRTTFSVYNIIKTIYLCINRFTKDRIVNKASALTYSTLLAIVPILAILFAIARGFGFDNLMESQIVNGFGGPTETTEVILQFVNSYLSQTKSGIFIGVGLIMLLWTVLNLINNMEITFNRIWQVKKARSMYRKITDYFSMLLLMPILLVVSGGLSIFMSTMVKNLEDFTLLAPVGKFMVRLIPFVLTWFMFTALYVFMPNTKVKLKHALISGILAGTAHQAFQFLYISSQLWVSRYNAIYGSFAALPMFLLWLQVSWTICLFGAELTYAGQNIRNFSFDKDARNISRRYRDFISILIMSLIAKRFEQDVQPYTAEEISEECQIPIRLTHETLYELQEINLLHEVVTDEKSEDIAYQPSMDINKMNVALLLDKLDTHGSEDFKIDKENEFNNQWGALLKAREEYYKNASKVLLKDL, from the coding sequence ATGAACAAGCGTATTGCTGCCCTTTGGAAATTCCTCACCTACGACATCTGGCGTATTACGGAAGATGAAGTCACGCGAACGACCTTTTCCGTATACAATATCATCAAGACGATTTATCTTTGCATCAACCGCTTCACCAAAGACCGGATAGTAAACAAAGCCTCGGCGCTGACTTACAGTACGCTGCTTGCCATCGTGCCTATTCTTGCCATTTTGTTTGCCATAGCCCGCGGTTTCGGATTCGATAATCTGATGGAAAGCCAGATTGTCAACGGTTTCGGCGGTCCTACGGAAACCACGGAAGTCATCCTGCAATTCGTGAATTCGTATTTGTCTCAGACCAAGAGTGGAATATTCATCGGAGTGGGTCTGATTATGTTGCTGTGGACAGTCCTGAATCTAATCAACAATATGGAAATCACCTTCAACCGCATCTGGCAGGTGAAAAAGGCGCGCAGCATGTACCGCAAAATAACGGATTACTTCTCTATGCTTCTGCTGATGCCCATTCTGCTGGTGGTGTCCGGTGGTCTTTCCATCTTCATGAGTACGATGGTGAAGAACCTCGAAGACTTTACCCTGCTGGCTCCCGTCGGCAAGTTTATGGTGCGCCTCATCCCCTTCGTGCTGACCTGGTTCATGTTTACAGCACTGTACGTCTTTATGCCGAATACAAAGGTCAAGCTGAAACACGCACTCATATCCGGTATTCTGGCAGGTACGGCACACCAGGCATTCCAATTCCTTTACATCAGCAGCCAGTTGTGGGTTTCCCGTTACAATGCCATCTATGGTAGTTTTGCCGCCCTTCCGATGTTTCTGCTATGGTTGCAGGTATCCTGGACCATCTGCCTATTCGGTGCCGAACTGACCTACGCCGGACAGAATATCCGGAACTTCAGCTTCGACAAGGATGCGCGCAATATCAGCCGGCGCTACCGCGATTTTATCTCCATCCTGATAATGTCTCTCATAGCCAAGCGCTTTGAACAAGACGTCCAGCCCTATACAGCCGAAGAGATATCCGAAGAGTGCCAGATTCCCATCCGGCTGACACACGAAACCCTTTATGAATTGCAGGAAATCAACCTCCTACATGAAGTGGTGACCGATGAAAAGAGTGAAGACATCGCTTACCAGCCTTCCATGGATATCAACAAAATGAATGTGGCCCTCCTACTGGACAAACTGGACACGCACGGCTCAGAAGATTTCAAAATTGATAAGGAAAATGAATTCAACAACCAATGGGGAGCATTGCTGAAGGCACGGGAGGAATACTACAAGAATGCAAGCAAGGTGCTGCTGAAGGATTTGTAA